A single genomic interval of Chlorogloeopsis sp. ULAP01 harbors:
- the fetB gene encoding iron export ABC transporter permease subunit FetB, which translates to MQKLINLDFVDLVSATALIVITIGLSAWERIGLELNLVLAAGRTILQLAVLGYVLDFIFAFDNVWGILVFLGVLLTITAIVARNRITQKIPQVLPLVWGSILVSTVLTVVYTNLVIVQPNRWYEPQYLIPLAGIVLGNAMNAAAIAGERFVSAMNNNQVEIETHLSLGATPELAVARYRQEAIRAGLIPTLNQMAIIGMVTIPGFVAGQLLSEVSALDAVSYQILFMFAIAFANLLTIILLTKGLSRLFFNSAAQLIR; encoded by the coding sequence ATGCAGAAACTAATTAATCTGGATTTTGTTGATTTGGTTAGTGCTACCGCATTAATAGTTATAACGATTGGTTTATCGGCTTGGGAAAGAATCGGACTAGAACTTAACTTAGTTTTGGCTGCTGGCAGAACCATCCTACAATTAGCAGTATTGGGATACGTTTTAGATTTCATCTTTGCTTTTGACAATGTCTGGGGTATTTTGGTGTTTCTAGGTGTATTGCTAACGATTACAGCTATCGTCGCACGAAATCGCATCACTCAAAAAATACCGCAAGTTTTACCTTTAGTGTGGGGTTCAATTTTAGTCAGTACAGTTTTAACGGTGGTTTACACCAATCTTGTAATTGTGCAACCAAATAGATGGTACGAACCACAGTATCTAATTCCCCTGGCTGGAATAGTCTTGGGTAATGCGATGAATGCAGCAGCGATCGCCGGAGAAAGGTTTGTCAGTGCTATGAATAATAACCAGGTAGAAATCGAAACTCATTTGAGTTTGGGTGCCACTCCAGAGCTTGCAGTGGCACGGTATCGTCAAGAGGCTATTCGCGCTGGCTTAATTCCCACGCTCAATCAAATGGCAATCATTGGCATGGTTACTATACCAGGGTTTGTCGCCGGACAACTGTTGAGTGAGGTAAGTGCTCTTGATGCCGTATCCTACCAAATTTTGTTTATGTTTGCGATCGCTTTTGCTAACTTGCTGACAATCATTTTATTAACAAAGGGACTGAGCCGTTTATTTTTTAACTCCGCCGCCCAGTTAATTAGATAG